In the Nerophis ophidion isolate RoL-2023_Sa linkage group LG01, RoL_Noph_v1.0, whole genome shotgun sequence genome, one interval contains:
- the LOC133557598 gene encoding transcription factor Sp6-like, with translation MAHHYESWLRTAPSSGNSEDINNIPSWWDLQREVHSGNWIDLHTGQGLGFPSVSPGSSMGLQSSLASYGSDPQLCSLPLTQHVPPSHSPHFFPQDGFKMEPLPAEILQQEPLPLEEPQENVGLARPKSQRRASRGGGTAACRCPNCVHAEQLGQSADDSRRKHMHNCHIPGCGKAYAKTSHLKAHLRWHSGDRPFVCNWLFCGKRFTRSDELQRHLQTHTGAKKFSCMLCPRVFMRNDHLAKHMRTHDSTAGRGEERVNGEEKVFDSSKPPQSSSNMSMPDTSESSLKLKCKTESSVSSGTGQ, from the coding sequence ATGGCCCATCACTATGAGTCCTGGTTAAGAACAGCACCATCTAGTGGCAACTCCGAAGACATCAACAACATCCCTTCGTGGTGGGATCTCCAGAGGGAGGTTCACTCAGGGAACTGGATTGACCTCCACACAGGGCAAGGTTTAGGTTTTCCTTCTGTGAGTCCAGGGAGCTCCATGGGTCTGCAGTCCTCTTTAGCATCCTACGGTTCCGACCCACAGCTCTGCTCCTTGCCTCTGACTCAGCATGTACCGCCATCGCACTCGCCTCACTTCTTCCCTCAGGACGGCTTCAAGATGGAGCCTCTGCCTGCTGAAATCCTGCAACAGGAGCCGCTCCCCCTGGAGGAGCCACAGGAGAATGTTGGGTTGGCTCGCCCAAAGTCCCAGCGACGCGCTTCCAGAGGCGGCGGAACGGCGGCCTGTCGCTGCCCTAACTGCGTTCATGCGGAGCAACTGGGTCAGAGCGCCGACGACAGCCGGAGGAAACACATGCACAACTGCCACATCCCCGGCTGTGGCAAAGCCTACGCCAAGACCTCCCATCTCAAGGCTCACCTACGCTGGCACAGCGGGGACAGGCCCTTCGTCTGCAACTGGCTCTTTTGCGGCAAGCGGTTCACTCGTTCCGATGAACTGCAGCGCCACCTGCAGACGCACACCGGCGCCAAGAAGTTCAGCTGCATGCTGTGCCCTCGAGTGTTCATGCGCAACGATCACCTGGCCAAGCACATGCGTACGCACGATTCCACGGCCGGGCGCGGTGAGGAGAGGGTGAACGGAGAGGAAAAGGTGTTTGATTCCTCCAAACCCCCTCAGTCATCTTCAAACATGTCCATGCCTGACACCTCAGAGTCTTCCCTTAAGTTGAAGTGTAAGACAGAGTCCTCGGTCTCCAGTGGAACTGGACAGTGA